One window of Paludibacter propionicigenes WB4 genomic DNA carries:
- a CDS encoding capsule assembly Wzi family protein — protein MFKIRYILLFLIFLPVLTHAQNDTIKYNVGFMGVASSGKYAPFWLQSDQYGKISSSPFGVGVLAGVSKEFGAKKRLFDYRFKANLMLQTDKGKATAFLHEYYVQARFSVFDLTLGAREEQLGSQDSALSCGGILFSKNARPMPKITLGIERFTVVPFTYALLEVKGAISHGWFTDDIYTTNLFLHHKYLYGRVGGELPVHIEYGVDHVAQWGGSVPGYGKQPSSIFDFKSIFLGHSGGADATRNDQLNALGNHIISQHLKLELDIADFRVSGYWQNLAEDGPVKLMWYAMNKADGLWGVSVRNTEFPFIEGIVYEYLNTTDQSGPYHDKDGLVYGGADDYLNNGIYQNGWTYYSRTISTPFLSSPLYNANGGVSIQNNRVIVHHFGIDGSVSGYSYKFLSSFSKNYGTYSAPFATNGIKNTSCLLEVSKKYPRWANIELRCSAGADFGKLYGNSVGCLFSILKTGNLFKY, from the coding sequence ATGTTTAAAATACGATATATTCTTTTATTTCTGATATTTTTACCTGTCCTTACTCATGCCCAAAATGATACGATAAAGTATAATGTGGGTTTTATGGGGGTGGCTTCGTCGGGGAAGTATGCGCCATTTTGGTTACAAAGTGATCAATATGGAAAAATATCTTCTTCTCCTTTCGGAGTGGGAGTTTTGGCCGGTGTGAGTAAGGAATTCGGGGCTAAGAAAAGATTGTTTGATTATCGGTTTAAAGCGAATCTGATGCTTCAAACTGATAAGGGCAAAGCAACAGCTTTTTTGCACGAATACTATGTTCAGGCGCGTTTTTCTGTATTCGATCTGACACTCGGTGCACGCGAAGAGCAGTTGGGTAGTCAGGATTCTGCTTTGTCCTGTGGTGGAATCCTGTTTTCGAAGAATGCACGTCCTATGCCTAAGATCACCCTCGGAATAGAGCGTTTTACAGTAGTTCCATTTACCTATGCATTGTTGGAAGTAAAGGGAGCTATCTCGCACGGATGGTTTACAGATGATATCTATACAACGAACCTGTTTCTTCATCACAAGTATTTGTATGGAAGAGTAGGGGGGGAACTTCCTGTACATATAGAATACGGCGTGGATCATGTGGCACAATGGGGCGGTTCTGTTCCCGGATATGGGAAACAACCATCAAGTATATTCGATTTTAAATCGATTTTTTTAGGACACTCAGGAGGAGCAGATGCAACAAGAAATGACCAGCTAAATGCGTTAGGAAATCATATAATATCCCAACATTTGAAACTGGAACTGGATATTGCTGATTTCAGAGTAAGTGGATACTGGCAAAATCTGGCAGAAGATGGACCGGTAAAATTGATGTGGTATGCTATGAATAAAGCCGATGGTCTGTGGGGGGTATCAGTCCGAAATACAGAGTTTCCTTTTATCGAAGGCATCGTGTATGAATATCTGAATACTACGGATCAATCGGGTCCATATCACGATAAAGATGGACTGGTGTACGGAGGTGCTGACGATTATTTGAATAATGGTATTTATCAGAATGGGTGGACGTATTATTCCAGAACCATCAGTACACCCTTTCTTAGTTCTCCGTTGTATAATGCTAATGGAGGAGTATCCATACAAAATAACCGGGTGATTGTGCATCATTTCGGGATAGATGGCTCTGTGAGTGGGTATAGCTACAAGTTCTTGTCTAGTTTTAGTAAAAACTATGGAACTTATTCTGCACCCTTTGCAACGAATGGAATAAAAAACACATCTTGCTTACTGGAAGTAAGCAAAAAATACCCCCGTTGGGCTAACATCGAGCTTAGATGTTCTGCGGGGGCAGATTTTGGAAAGTTGTATGGTAATTCTGTAGGATGTTTATTTTCTATACTGAAAACTGGAAATTTATTTAAGTATTAG